Genomic DNA from Schistocerca gregaria isolate iqSchGreg1 chromosome 4, iqSchGreg1.2, whole genome shotgun sequence:
TGAGATACGGAACTACAATTATAGAGCGACATACAATGCAATAAGGTAAgaatataaattatacctaatgtctATGTGGGGCGACGGATTCATtgtttctctagcagttgacagcaTCCAGAGGCTTCTTCAGTTCCTGCTCCATGCATCCCTCTCCACAAATCACCTTTGGATGCAACTTCGTTTTATCTTTATTACATTGGTTATATTTATCTGTGTGACACACTGTTGTATATTTATAGTGTAGTAAAGTCTGAAGACGGTCCTCCTTTCGACAGAGCAGTCACCAATaaatgtgtgtccgaccgagactaagAATTCTTTAGTACTTCACCTCATAAAAGCGTAGATCATTACCTACAAAACAGCAACTCGGTGTTCCGCTCACACAGCACTTTAGAAGGCTTTGACTTTTTACATTTTGCCTTAGTAATATTGACAAACGTTCGTAGCAAATCGTGAATGGTTGGGCTAAGTGTTTAAACTACCAGAGCCTACTGTTTCTTCAAGCAGTGAGTTCATACTGTATCAGAAGCTACAGCTGAATTCTAGGCATTGAGCTAGCTGCATCTGCACACACTGCAATACACCTATTCCATGATCTAATTTCTTTCAAGTATTCATTTGTCATGTCAAAAAGGTGTTTGACTGTATCCGTTTTCATTAtaaacgagcagcgaacgaaacgagcagcgaacgaaacgagcagcgaacgaaacgagcagcgaacgaaacgagcagcgaacgaaacgagcagcgaacgaaacgagcagcgaacgaaacgagcagcgaacgaaacgagcagcgaacgaaacgagcagcgaacgaaacgagcagcgaacgaaacgagcagcgaacgaaacgagcagcgaacgaaacgagcagcgaacgaaacgagcagcgaacgaaacgagcagcgaacgaaacgagcagcgaacgaaacgagcagcgaacgaaacgagcagcgaacgaaacgagcagcgaacgaaacgagcagcgaacgaaacgagcagcgaacgaaacgagcagcgaacgaaacgagcagcgaacgaaacgagcagcgaacgaaacgagcagcgaacgaaacgagcagcgaacgaaacgagcagcgaacgaaacgagcagcgaacgaaacgagcagcgaacgaaacgagcagcgaacgaaacgagcagcgaacgaaacgagcagcgaacgaaacgagcagcgaacgaaacgagcagcgaacgaaacgagcagcgaacgaaacgagcagcgaacgaaacgagcagcgaacgaaacgagcagcgaacgaaacgagcagcgaacgaaacgagcagcgaacgaaacgagcagcgaacgaaacgagcagcgaacgaaacgagcagcgaacgaaacgagcagcgaacgaaacgagcagcgaacgaaacgagcagcgaacgaaacgagcagcgaacgaaacgagcagcgaacgaaacgagcagcgaacgaaacgagcagcgaacgaaacgagcagcgaacgaaacgagcagcgaacgaaacgagcagcgaacgaaacgagcagcgaacgaaacgagcagcgaacgaaacgagcagcgaacgaaacgagcagcgaacgaaacgagcagcgaacgaaacgagcagcgaacgaaacgagcagcgaacgaaacgagcagcgaacgaaacgagcagcgaacgaaacgagcagcgaacgaaacgagcagcgaacgaaacgagcagcgaacgaaacgagcagcgaacgaaacgagcagcgaacgaaacgagcagcgaacgaaacgagcagcgaacgaaacgagcagcgaacgaaacgagcagcgaacgaaacgagcagcgaacgaaacgagcagcgaacgaaacgagcagcgaacgaaacgagcagcgaacgaaacgagcagcgaacgaaacgagcagcgaacgaaacgagcagcgaacgaaacgagcagcgaacgaaacgagcagcgaacgaaacgagcagcgaacgaaacgagcagcgaacgaaacgagcagcgaacgaaacgagcagcgaacgaaacgagcagcgaacgaaacgagcagcgaacgaaacgagcagcgaacgaaacgagcagcgaacgaaacgagcagcgaacgaaacgagcagcgaacgaaacgagcagcgaacgaaacgagcagcgaacgaaacgagcagcgaacgaaacgagcagcgaacgaaacgagcagcgaacgaaacgagcagcgaacgaaacgagcagcgaacgaaacgagcagcgaacgaaacgagcagcgaacgaaacgagcagcgaacgaaacgagcagcgaacgaaacgagcagcgaacgaaacgagcatCTCTATGAATGTCAGTCATGTCTTGTCATATGGAAAAAACGACTAACTTGTTAGACTTGATACTGTCTGGATTAAACATATTACACACTGGTCATTCCTTATAATTGATTGTAGTGTATGTGAAACCTAGTAATTATCATACCTTCTCGTTTTTTGTCTTTAGAGTGTGTCCCTCCCTTCCACTAGTTTGTAGCATTCGTGTGTTGCAATGTTTTACTAAACAGGAACCGCTTCATACTTTAACTATAGTCAGGTCTTCCTCACAgcgtaaaaaactaagaaatcatCGAGTTATACGGGCAAGGCCTGAACTTTGACCAATGGCGGAGGATACAGCCACAGTGCAGCAGGCAATGGGCGATTCTGCCGACAGCCGACTCCGCCCAGCTCACCCGATCAtttcagataatggtaaaaatgataGTTCCTCTGTCGTCGACCTCACCTGGAGTAACGTCGACGTCGGGCGAAATTCAATCCAGACCAACGGCTTTATCTTTGTTGAGAGGAAAAGATAAATGTCAGTTTATTACTACCAATTTTTTAATATACTGTGCACCCCTTGCATCCTATCCTCCACTACACACCACACCCCCTCTCCACCTGAGTTTTGCGCCCCAGTTTGAGAACACTGTGCAGAGTGCTCTCCCTTGGAAGAACAAATGCTTTCATAGAAGCTAATTGCAACTGAGACAACGCTTTAAATTTGTTATGATATTTAGAACCTGATTCTGATGTATTTCCTCTTTAACAACCGGCGACAAGTTGTAATACTCATAACATGAGACCGACCACTGTGGGACAGTTTctcaaattactttaaaaatacaGCTGGGCGAATGTTGCCCACTGCATGGGGTGGGAGCAACTCTTCCCAGTTCATTGTTACTCGCTGACTGTCTTCATTAAAGGGCTATTTATTATAAATCCATTGAAGTCTATTTCGCTTACTTGGGTCATTAATAACGTGCTACCATATATCTTAGTTTCATTCTGATGATATATAATTCTTACAATGTGCAAGAATTGTTAGGAACTTTAGTTCAGCAAATGTAGCGAACAAATTTCCCCAGTTCTCTCACGTCTGTTATTGGTGATACGCCACTAATCCCAACTGCGTACTGCTCTTTTCTTTGTGCCTTTGTCCAACAGTTTCGCAGGGTCAGCACACCTAGGATCAGTTTTGGCATGGTTAACTTAAGGGGTGGCCTTACTGTCACAACCGCGGGACGCGAAATGAGAATGGTTATGAAACGAAGATTACTACAGAGGACAACACAACCACCCAGTCCGCAGGCAGAGAAAAATCACCagcgtggccgggaatcgaacccaggaccccgtgagccAGTTGGAGCAGCGCTAGCCACTAAACCACAAGCTGCAGACACTAATCACTATTGCCTTATTATTAAATACACATCACTGAATCCTATTACATAAATGTCCTACTGGCTTAAGTATTATTGTTGGATTGACTGCTATCTCATTATTACTGAGCTGACAGTCCATTACTATCTCTCGAGTGGGCTGTTGGCAAGTCTCTTGACGGAgattaatttctgtttcatcaactgtctagtAAGACGACTATTACATTtcacagtttctttaaatttaGTGAATTCAATTTTGACATTACATCTTAATTCATTTTGCTTAGTATCTAGTTTCCAACATTAGCTATCAGTCACTATGTAGCAAGTCTGACTTTTTCACCTAATTTACCACTCTGATTTCAACTCATTACAACTACCTCTCATTTCTGACAGTAATCGCTGTTTAACACCTTTTATCTCTAACACTATATTCTGACTTAGTTTACATTGTTCTGTGTAGGGCATATTGACTGTGTTCCTCTTTATCCCCAGAATTATCAGCATTTTTGTTATTTTTCGTTTCCTGCGAGTCTACAGTTATCACTTTAAGGTCCCTATCGTTTCTGTATGTGTTACAAATTAGTCTATAAATGTCTTCTTCCACTGTCATCCAGTCGAATTATTAATACAATTTCTTTGATCTTATCTCAAAAATAAGCAGCACGAATTGCATTGTAGCCAACGAACGCACGAAGTATGGAGTGCACTTGTTGATTCTGAGTGTAACAGTGTACAGCTACCTCTCAGTTTCGCAGCACCTTGAGACGTAACTCAATGGCGCCGCCACTACTGGTATAATACCAGCTCCTCCTTCGTCTGTCCACTGCGCATACgttgtaagtggtggtggtggtggtggttagtgtttaacgtcccgtcgacaacgaggtcattagagacggagcgcaagctcggattagggaaggattgggaagggtatctgccgtgccctttcataggaaccatcccggcatttgcctgaaacgatttagggaaatcacggaaaacataaatcaggatggctggagacgggattgaaccgtcgtcctcccgaatgcgagttcagtgtgctaaccactgcgccacctcgtacgCTTTAAGTGCCTGATGTCTGCTGCACGACTCAGTCGTATAGCAGAATCAAAGTGAGCACGCAAACACGCACGCAGCCCTTAGTGACTCCTTTGCCGCACCACTGTGGGGCCCGCGGAGACGGACCTTTATCTCAGCTGACCACTGTTCTTCAGCCTCAGACACCGCAAGGAATATGTATAGTTGCATCCACATACGAGATGAACATTAAAGCCACAGCATGTTGTCTAGTCAACTGGAATGTACATATCACTGGCGATCTTAATCTAAAAAACCTAAAGCTTTGAACATAgcagctaaggttcagtgaccgtgtccgaattatattagaacaaatagccCTCGGTaagaaatattaagtcaaaattcaccaggtttcgacgctactatgagcgtggtCTTCAGGATTAGATTATTAATGTGTGACCTaactactgcatctttttccagtcagtacaaactttaatgttaatgtattatatacttaatatgttttagaacagttagtcaaattctggtcaattttgacttagtatttgtgaccgagggcttatttgttgtaATATGATGTTAATTTAATTAATATCAAAAACTATCCTGGCAGGTCACCATTGTAGCGGTCTCTCCCTGGGGCAGTTAATATTACCAATGTTATTCACTTTCCTGAATCTGGATGCCCAACATCCCAAACCCCAAGCGGGGTGGAGTGTCACCTAAAGGGGCTTAAACTAAATTCCCTAATAATGCACAATGATTAACGGTTATTACGACCCTGATAAATGTGGAGTTGAAGTCTTAACTTCCGACAGCTGATGCAAGTGTTTCCCTGGAACAATTCACTAGTACTTCTTTGAGTTACTTTCATTTCAATCAGAATGGTCTATAGTAATTGATTTCACTTCATCAATCATAAATAACGACTTTCAATTTTGAAGCAACGACAACACATCAGAAGGTGGGAGCTTCTGTAATGTATGACATGTTTTCTTCAATCAAAAATTACAAGCCACTCGCAGTAAAAACCAACATAAACGTGGCATCAACTACAGCACTTGCACGGCCTGTCGATCTTTTTAGAGAACAACCAAAACTAGAACTCGACATTAACACACAACAGTGTTTCAACTTCTTCAGCCGAGGCTATTGGGCGCTCTTACTCCGCCAGTAGATTGTTGTCACGATGTCGCAGCTCTCGCTGCCAGCTGCCTTGTACTCTTCATTCCAATACAATGTGAAATCATGTCTCGTACAAATACATAACATCTGTAACGTTGATATTCCACCCATTGCTACAAATTAGTCCGCTCACTCATAGATCACTTGTCCGCCCGCGCTGACGATGGTGACCTATCCCTGACTTACAAGAAAATCTTTCTCGCTTCATTAGTTGGCTGGTACGGCAACCGCTAAGGGTTATTTAAAGAAGAAACAGTCTAGGATGCAAATCTTGATCATTTAACAACGCATTTCAGTCTTTTGGGGCAAGATGAGATTACCtacaaagaaagggaaaaataaagaaatggaaCAGGGTTCTATCCTGCACCTCTACCACGAGCAAATAATTTATTAACTAATAAAAGCGCAGAAATTTGTAAGCGTGGCAGTATTTCCCGCGATTCTACGTCTGCAGATGCTAGTGTGTTCTAGGTCAAGTATTTTGCTTCTATAGTATGGTGTCCTTGTGCTTTTTTCTCTGTTGCCATTTAccgtgcgcgcgcgcgcccgcgcgcgcgcgcgcgcgcgcgcccgcgcgcgcgtgtgtgtgtgtgtgtgtgtgtgtgtgtgtgtgtgtgtgtgtgtgtagggaccgattacctcagcagtttggtcccataggaattcacaaacTTTTTTCACACATTTCGGACCAATACTGATTTGCTAATTACTACGTCAGTTTTCCCTTTCACAGTTTTTCAGTAACTTTTACTCATTGTAACGGTGAATGATGGAACCCTGCACCCTTTTCTTACTAAtacttttcttctttcctttcttttgtagAGAATGTGATGACAAAAATTGTGAAATGCGTTGTTAAAAATTATTCTTTGCAACCAAGATCTTTTCCTtttgaaataatttgaaattttgaaagagagaaaccacaaactgctgaggtcatccgtccttggccttacacttacacactactttaactaatgctaagacacgcacacgcacacaccggtggcaggggctgcgcagtccgtgacatggctcctctgCCCTCGCGGCCAACTCAATTTGAATTTGATACTAACGATATATTTTGAAGATTAAAAATAAATATGGGTGTTCCCACTAGTCGATCCGTCCCAAAGCTGATTGGCCAGAGGAAAAGCAAGAAAGAATAGGGAAAGATTATCAGATCTGATGGAAGGAAGAGAGAAATGTAAGTGGATGAGAAAAGCATGGATAGATAGTAGTGTGAAAGGATTTCTTAGCCTTGTGTCTGACGGAAGCAAAACAGCTATGAAATGCTGAATGGGAAGCTATGCTAATGACAATAGATAAGCCTTTAATGGCATATTGAATAATCTTTATGATTATATTATATTTGACACAAATAACGATATTGTTTAAAACAACAATAAGTAACAACGTGCCATAAAGGTTGAACATTCAGAGCAATATTCATCAATTTGGAGTATATAAGTAAGTGTAAATGCAGTATATATAAATCATATATAACGCCACTGATCCAACTGAAAACCCACGGTTGTCGCTGACTTTCAGTGTGTTCTCCCGTCGCGTTTTAATCACACTTTCGAACGTTGTGACTACGACGACGACTATTCCTGCCTGTCCCACTCTAGTCTCCCTATTTGCGGCAGCCCTACCTCACCCTTCGTGGGGGATTCAGGACATATTCCGGCACCTCCAATCGGGCAGCCTCGTCCTGAACAGACAGGATTACTTTGCCGCAGTTCTCTCGACTGCACAGCTGCCTCATACCGTCGACAACCTGGAAAACAAAATAGATAATAGAACACTGTCAAAAGTTACCTAAAACCGTGTCACTAGTCGCTGTACGGAAGAAATTCACCTTCTCGAACTCTAAAATGGAATGAATTTGTGGGTGAATTTGCTCCCTCGTATAAAGCTGGAACACTGTCGTCAGTATTTTTTGCACTTTCTTCGTGTCATTTTCCAGGTAGTCTCCGACGTTTAGACCTATCACAGCGCAATTCCTCTTGATCATGTGTGTTGTTGATATCTGTCTGGTATCCCATGATGGCCTCTTCAATCCCCAAAACTTAGTTTTTGGATATATAGCCGTGCTGTTTGAACCTGAAATTGTTCAACAATTTCTTAGTTTATAGGACACACACGTTAATACATACATAACAGTAATGTCAGACTTCAGCTTTGGTTCACATTCAATACTTTAAAAATATTCCTCAGTAACTAATACAGATTTTGCCTAATTCTTCTCTTGCTGATGAGAATTTTTTTGTACGTACTCAAGATGTATATTATTCATTTAACGCCTTCCACGTCTTTCTTACATAGAACCAAAAGTTTACCTTTTTACGATGCAAGTCTACGTAATCAGCTATATGTGAGCACATTTCCAACATCTAACGGCTATGTTGAAACAAATAAACATTTAGTAAATAGGGTGTTCGTTTTCCTAGTGTTAATTTAATCTTCGCACGATTCTTTTCCAGTCAAAAGCACTTGGATTTACAGAACAACATCAAATATTACCTTTGACGAAACATGTCATCCGCCCAGCGACAATTTTACTCACCAATGTTGATTAATCTTCCGCACGCTTTTACCAGCTTCAAGCATTTTTCAATATCTACCCCGCCGTTAGTGTTTATGACAATATCTGCGCCTCCAGGGTATTCTTCCAAGATTTGCCCCACGTAATTTTCATCGTGGCGGAAGACGCGGTCTACACCGAGAGCCCTCAGTTTTTCATGCTTGGTTACGGAAGCCGTCCCCACGATCTTGACCAAAGGGACCAGTCGAGCAAGCTGCACAACGGCAGTGCCTACACCACCTGAAAACAAAAATTCTCTGCTATTTGTTCCTTTACGAAAATTAGGAAGCTTATAATGTTAAACCACATCGCTCTGCAAAACTAAAGGACGAAatggataaagtaacataacatattaactaaCTGGTTCGACCGCCAAAACCTCCTTTTACATCACGCCAAGCCCCTTCCGTTTGCGGTGGGACTTCcctgtatttttcatattttataagtGCCCTAAGCTTGAGCCAGTTCCCAATATACAAAGATTTTCTTTGTAAACATAAatacattataaaatttcattatatatTACAAAACTCTgaattcctgtcacaaatcaatgatttTGTAATTACAGATACACCTAATATAAACCTGCCACTAATGGATGTAAGCGTAGCAAGGTCAGTAACTATAGCACCAAGGGCGGTTGGATCTTCAAGAAGATGCAGTCGAAGGGACGGAAAAAGTCTGGCTATCAGGGAGCAGTTACGGtgcccggtggtggtggtggtggtggtggtggtggtggtctttgcCACATGATCTTGAGACATTTGGGAGACTTCACACGGGCAAGATTCATTGGGAAGCAGCAGTACTTGTAGCGAGTGTAACTCAGGAGGTGGTATTTCTCGATGCGTTCTTTCGTgtgcatggggagcgttccgaaACAGCCTCTGCTGTCCGAAGAAGAGGAGGTGCTCGACCACGGTCCACTACATcagcagatggcactgtaataaggTAACGACGGACCCACGTCAAACAGAGGGTGCTACTACAACGACACTTAACAGGACATGGCTCGCAATCCCACGTTAGTGACATGCCAACTGAGAAGGACTGGTCTCTCTACCTGACGACCAGTATAGTGTGTCACGTTGACACCCACTCATTGGCGGCATAGTATGCGATGATCCGTGCTCTTTTCACATGAGAGCAGAATCAGCCTGAGTGCTGATGCTAGACGTGCCTTCGTAATGCACTCAGAAACGCCGTTGGAACTGAtagtttttttggtctgggtgttacggtgtggggaggcatGGTGTGCTGACCTCTGAGTTCTTGAACACGATAAAGTCCCCTATCAACTTCATTGTGACACCTTACTCCTTCCCAATCTTAGTCTTTTCAGTGGGGCATTCGACTCCGACGCAGGTTTTACGGATAACACTGCGCGACCGCATCTAAAATATTAATTAGAATAGCTGCTgagatattcggtgaatggattgGCCCACCCGAATCAAGCACGTGCGGGATGTG
This window encodes:
- the LOC126266887 gene encoding synaptic vesicle membrane protein VAT-1 homolog; its protein translation is MDSFPLQFTAPKVKEPSFETYMEQAITLNGHGDLNRIKVEDAPVPEFIEDDLVEVEVFYCGLNFMDNYLRLGIIRNTDFPVIMGSECSGIAPASGYEVCDIEEGQRVLCLKMQGGLFHGIAQVPRKNCFPVPDNIRLIDAVGLGLNFLVAYLCLFDLARLRTGQTVFMQSIAGGVGTAVVQLARLVPLVKIVGTASVTKHEKLRALGVDRVFRHDENYVGQILEEYPGGADIVINTNGGVDIEKCLKLVKACGRLINIGSNSTAIYPKTKFWGLKRPSWDTRQISTTHMIKRNCAVIGLNVGDYLENDTKKVQKILTTVFQLYTREQIHPQIHSILEFEKVVDGMRQLCSRENCGKVILSVQDEAARLEVPEYVLNPPRRVR